DNA sequence from the Brassica napus cultivar Da-Ae unplaced genomic scaffold, Da-Ae ScsIHWf_2388;HRSCAF=3086, whole genome shotgun sequence genome:
CTCCGATGAACAGCTTTCCATTGTCGGATTGCATTTTTGCCTCTGCAACACAAAGacacaacagaaaaaaaaaagttgtaagaaAATCGAACACACAAGCTTATGTcagattcaaaaaaaaacataaaagcttTTTTCCAGATTGATCGATTCTCGGATCTGATCAATCAAACACATCTGGAAACGACCAAAAGAGCAACTCGGATTCAATCTAGGAACATCAGATCTGTCGGGGAGTTTGATCAACGAATCAAAAAACATGAATCAAAATCTCAGATCAAAAGAATCAAACTTTCGAAAACCCACCACATCAGATTAAGAAACCCAGATGCTGAATCTCGTCTAAGATCTGAGGATAGGCACGATTTGAATAGAGGGCATAACTCGAACCTGCCCCCTTTTCTCCGCAGAAACGAAAAAACACAAATGATAATGGTTTCTGTTCAATCCGATTCAAACCGATTTAACTCAATTTCAATGGCGTCAATCAAAAACGTACTGAGAACGCGTTctaagatagagagagagagaaggaggggGAGGAGGAGGAAGGGAGAGAGATGTAGAGATAGAAAGACAAAAGGCTTTTCGGgtgcaagaagaagaagatatgtcTGTCTCtctgtatttatatattaaggTTAAGATTTTTTTACCATTACAAAGCTATGTGCGTTTGTAATAAGGAATTTGCGGAGTTTTGTTTTCCCCTTTCCAATTTATACACGCAACTTTTTGTTTACTATTGTTGCCAGAAAAAGAAAGGGAATATAAATAGTTTGGCAAAACACCGGATTTTAACACCCCctaaatatttgaatatttatatttccctttatatttatataaagttgTTTACTATTTATATTTGGAAATATAAATAGTAAACAACTTTccactactttttttttgtatctaaaCAAAAAAGTAGATTAATTAGAATATTGCCACTATGTCTAAAAACAATGTATTGAGTAAAAATTGCAATTATTGGTGTTTATTCACataattaattatgtaaaaaaGCTTGTGATAGTCTTGCTATTAAATTTTAACATTCATTTAGTTTTACTGTAAAAACAATTGTTATGATTATTATCCCTTTTTTGTTACTGCATTttacaataaattaatacaatttcaaaaatttattattattcaaTTTTGGTAAATTATATCGGATAATTTAACGGTCATAAAGAACATTAAAGTATGTGAGATTGTGATCTGTTGTACACGTTGCGATGTAGATGAAGAATCTATAAATCACGCTTTTAAAAAAGTTCTTATACGGTTTAAACATAGGCGTTACCAACTATTCAATCAGACCAAAACATATTTTCGACAACCTCGATCTTTACggatataaattattaattaaaaaaaacttcgaAAAGATACAAAATAACGTTTACgtagataatatgatttatatGGAACagtataaatgataaaaaaaattaacaataagAATTGAAATGCGAAAGATACATTATACATGgtaaagattaaaaaattagtGGAAAAGCACACAAAATTAACAAACAGAAAGAGGTTCATTTTTCCTCCATTTCAATGGAATTGATGCTTGCTCGAGAGGGATTGCATCTATCAACAAAGCCTATAAATACAAAGCCGGTCCTCCTTaagaatagtaaaataaaatcaactcAATCAGAATCAGGCAGATTGAACAGCCGATtataaaaagagaagagagaacgaGAGAAGCATTAAAAAACTAGAGAAGACATAAGAAATTATAACAAGAAGAGAGAACGAGAGGAGTAATAAGGTTTTCGATCCCCCATTGGCCaccatataatttaatattacacTTTTAAGGCCCTATAAAATAATCAGTTGACCTCGGTCGCCGGATACTGTGGTGCAAAGTGTCCGGCTACCACATTGCCTGACCCGAGTTTAGAATACTTTTTAACGAATGTCAGGGATTGAACCGATCATTTGTTACGATATGATACATCCACCCTGTAAATCATTTGGGCCAAAGCCCAAACTCAAACTGGCCAAGTGATGATAATTTAGTTACGAGAGGGAATCGAACATAGGACTGATGTGGATATACACTAAGTCCCAAGAGATTGCCACTAGACTACCACCGCTTAGTAATCAGTTAGTtaggtatttataaattttagtagTTTAtgcattttgttttaaaaattatactccctctgtttttctGAAAGAAGTATTTTCTAGAGTATTCAcgtatattaagaaaacaattactttttataattgaatttattatttattttactatacatttttcaataaatattcaaccaattcaatatttttaattaatgtttcttaaaagtatacaaCTTTTCAACATTACTATAAAAATAccttaaattttagaaaatctatcattttggaacaaaaaataaatgtagAAAAATCCTACTTTCAGGAACagaagagtatattttattttctctctctatatatatatattgatataatataatcACCACGACCAAAAATGGAGTTAACCTAATCATGTAGTTACGCAAAAATGGAGTTAGCCTAATACCATGTTTACCTTAGGGCCGATAAAGGCCTAGGACATTTTGGCTTAAGCCACAGTTAAATAAAACTGAATACGATCTTTTCAAACGTCTTTgtcattttcattttaaatatttaaaagatgtGTGTGTTTCAGAGTTTCAGCTTTTATGAAAAAAACTCCCTCCAAAAAAATGTTTCCCTCCAAAAAAAATGTCGAATATTTCAAAACCCTTTACCCTTCACGAATCTTCTCCCACAATTCTCTTCCATTCTTCAACCTCTGCGTCTCTGTTATATATACCATCGACAAGCTATTCATCACCCCTACCAAAACCACAAGCAAGTTTAAGCCTTTCTCCTCCTCACTCACGAATCACGATCTTCTCTAACAAAATCTCTACCATGGCGACCCCCAAGCTTCCGTTTTGCTCAGTGACATCTCCAAAGATGAGGGACATCTCGGATCCGGTGCCATTCATGTTATCACGGGTCCTATGTTTTCCGGGAAATCCACATCTCTCCTCCGGCGAATCAAGACAGAGATCAGCGTCGGAAGGTAAACCATTGCAACAGATCTGTCCGAACCGGATTTGGGTTCTACGGTTCAGTGATCTAATTGATTTCTATTTGGTTATGTAGAAGTGTTGCGATGGTGAAATCGAGTAAGGATACGAGATACGCCAAGGATTCAGTGGTGACGCATGACGGAATCGGATTCCCTTGCTGGGCTCTTCCAGATCTAATGTCGTTTCCCGAGAGATTCGGACAAGATGCTTACGACAAGGTAAagtcttttgtctttttgtgaGTAATTGTTGTCTTATTGTGAGGGATCTGCATTAAAAGTTGTTTTTGGCAGCTTGATGTGATTGGTATTGACGAGGCACAGTTCTTCGGAGATCTTTATGAGTTTTGCTGCAAAGTCGCTGATGTTGATGGCAAAACTGTTGTTGTTGCAGTGCGGCTTGATGGTGATTATCTAAGGTAACATATTTACTTCAAatctttaacatttttttttgaatgtgaTCCTTTATTGGTAAAACGCAGAAGGAGATTTGGTGCTATTCTTGATATTATACCAATAGCTGATTCTGTGACGAAGCTAACTGCGAGGTGTGAGGTTTGTGGACAGAAAGTTTCTTCACTCTCAAAAGACTCTGCGAAACGCGACACCAGAACCGCGCTGATCGGTGGAGCTGATGTCTATATGCCTGTTTGTCGTAAGCATTATGTCAATAATCAAATTGTCATCAATGCTTCAAAGAAAGTGTTGGATTCTGACAAGGAAAGAGCTGAATCCTGTGTGGACACAGTTGCCACTATGGTCCAAGTCTGACTTGCTGTGGAACGagttaaacatataatatagtGAGATTTCTGTCTGCTTTTACTTGTCTTGGTTTATTATTTTCACTGTTGTCTTTGAAAACCTCTTATGATGTTTCTTGtatgaatataaatgttttatgaTTCCTCTATTGCTAGCTTCTGATTCATGTTTGTTTCAAGCATTCTTCTTTCTCATCAATTTTCATAACTTTAGTACCCAAAGCAACCTATCAATCAGCATAGCTTGATACATTAACATGTTAATTGGTCTCGGAGCAGATAATTAgctacaagaaaaaaagaagctgTGGAAATCAAAATAACAATTACAAACGTAGATAGTATTCTATTTGAAAAGAGTCAACAGCTCTTGGCCCAAATCTTATTAATTACAAAGAGGTATCTTTGTTTGCCTCTATTAGCACCCAAAGCATTTAAAACATCATATCAAGGCGACCTTGAACCCGGGGGGTATCCTATCTTCTCTCCCAATCTCGACACACTCTTAGGAGTCACAGCGCCAGACTCGCTCCACGGTAACTCGCACGAAGGCTCTCATCAACAGCAGAAGAAGACTTCCTTATCGCCCGCCTGAAAAATTCTGAGCAGCGGGCGAAAGCGTCCTCACATTCGGACTCGCGCTTCCACTCCGATGATAAGGAGACGGCGGCAACGGAGGCTTCTTGAACATACTGTTCGACCTCTCTCCTCAGCCTCCTCGAAGCGTCCCTCGACAAAGAATGCGCGCCCTCACGTCCCTCGCAGGAGCGGAGGGAATGTTTGTAGTGCGGTCCATCAGCGCTACCCGCCGATATCAAGAGCGTATCCTCTGAATCTAACTAACCGCATCGTCGTCCCTTCGATCTCCCCCACTTTATAAATAAACGCCGACTCGTCCAGACCAGGGGCAGGAGACGGCGTTTTGACGAAACTATACCCGTTGCCCAAAATCCCGTCCCGCCTTCTTATCCGACTCCACAGAACGATTCGGAGTCTTCCTCTTCCCTCAGATCGTCAAGATCAACCTCTTGGACTTGTCTCTATCCCTAACCTGCAGCACACGGGGAAGAGCCTGCGATAGGAGTGTAGAGAATCTCAACAGAACCATCTTCCCTCGGCCCTGCAATCCATCGTCCTTCCCCTGAAAACGTGTATGTGGCCTTAACAATCTCCTTGGTCAGTCCAGCTACAGCTAGCCTCACAGCCCTCTCTCCTGGCCTCAGCTCCCCACACTCTCCCCGATCAGCTGGATGGTACATGAGAAGATTCTTCTCGCTGTATACTTCCATCCTTGTAACGTACTCGGTGGCTGATAAGAGTAACCGTAACCATCTGTAATCCTATCTCTCTTCGCATCCTCAATTAACATCGCATCACCACCTTCAAGAAGATAACCAtacttctccttcttcctcttgtTCTTGTTCCCTTCATTCTCCAAGATATTCGAGAAGCTATCGTTGTCCTCACTTGTATGCCTCCTAAGAACTGGTCTAACGACATTACTACATCTACGCCATCTACACTCCACATCCCATCATCAGCACCTACTACTTGTACTTTCTCTCTAGGAGTCTTAGAACCATCGAACTCATCTAAAGGAGTGAAACTTCTCAAGAAGGTAGATCCAGGTGTTTGAGTTTTATCACCCACCGTGTCCCCACCGTGATGATTAGCTTTCTTACCACGCCTCTCGATGATCTTTAACTGTGCGTCTCGGATCTGAATCGGGTCGCGGGTTTTAACCGCCTGGATCCAATCGAGCCTGTCCCTGAGCTTGGAGATATCGGGGAAGTAATCGCGCTCGATGATTTTCTCGATGGCTGCGACGTAGGCGTCTTCGTCGAGGACTCTCATCCGCTTCTAGGGTTTCGAGGTGGGTGGATCTTTGAGGAGAT
Encoded proteins:
- the LOC125600764 gene encoding thymidine kinase a-like; the protein is QNLYHGDPQASVLLSDISKDEGHLGSGAIHVITGPMFSGKSTSLLRRIKTEISVGRSVAMVKSSKDTRYAKDSVVTHDGIGFPCWALPDLMSFPERFGQDAYDKLDVIGIDEAQFFGDLYEFCCKVADVDGKTVVVAVRLDGDYLRRRFGAILDIIPIADSVTKLTARCEVCGQKVSSLSKDSAKRDTRTALIGGADVYMPVCRKHYVNNQIVINASKKVLDSDKERAESCVDTVATMVQV